A genomic window from Corvus hawaiiensis isolate bCorHaw1 chromosome 29, bCorHaw1.pri.cur, whole genome shotgun sequence includes:
- the USF1 gene encoding upstream stimulatory factor 1 has protein sequence MYRVIQVADGQLDAQTEGTSAISGYPATQSMTQVGHLATVPPVPPVPSMTQVGHLATPTVPSVPPVPPVPSMTQVGHLATPTVPPVPPVPSVTQVRHCATPSATPPWISPVPPAALSSAVPLGLICAPPVPHCAPPVPLGLTCATCAPMSPLSHLCPWGSPVPHLCHLCHL, from the coding sequence ATGTACCGGGTGATCCAGGTGGCTGACGGGCAGCTGGACGCGCAGACCGAGGGCACCAGCGCCATCAGCGGCTACCCGGCCACGCAGTCCATGACACAGGTGGGTCACCTGGCcactgtgccacctgtgccacctgtgccatcCATGACACAGGTGGGTCACCTGGCCACGCCCACTGTCCcctctgtgccacctgtgccacctgtgccatcCATGACACAGGTGGGTCACCTGGCCACGCCCACTGTCccccctgtgccacctgtgccatcCGTGACACAGGTGCGGCACTGTGCCACGCCCTCTGCCACACCCCCCTGGATctcacctgtgccacctgcagccttgagctcagctgtgcccctgGGGCTCATCTGTGCCCCACCTGTGCCCCACTGTGCCCCACCTGTGCCCTTGGGGctcacctgtgccacctgtgccccCATGTCCCCCCTGTCTCACCTGTGCCCCTGGGGCTCACCTGTGcctcacctgtgccacctgtgccatcTGTGA